A single genomic interval of Patescibacteria group bacterium harbors:
- a CDS encoding 4Fe-4S binding protein, whose product MSIDITVQPGSTTINKTGGWRTFRPSTDLEHCISCGTCARVCPENCIKMTAPLLPKEGLGVVPKPKPQTDYDFCKGCGVCASECPVKVIKMELERK is encoded by the coding sequence ATGTCTATAGATATTACTGTTCAACCAGGTTCAACCACTATTAATAAGACGGGTGGCTGGCGCACTTTCCGCCCCAGCACGGATTTGGAGCACTGCATTTCCTGCGGCACCTGCGCCCGCGTCTGTCCGGAAAATTGCATCAAGATGACGGCTCCCCTCCTTCCGAAGGAGGGGCTGGGGGTGGTTCCGAAACCCAAGCCGCAGACCGATTACGATTTCTGCAAAGGCTGCGGCGTCTGCGCCTCCGAATGCCCGGTCAAGGTGATTAAGATGGAACTGGAACGAAAATAA
- the porA gene encoding pyruvate ferredoxin oxidoreductase produces MSKPQILEGSRAIALTIKNIKPSVVSAYPITPQTHIVEDLAHFKADGEADYEYVRAESEFAAASIILGASATGVRVYSSTSSQGLLLMTEVIFNIAGMRLPVVITCANRAVSAPINIWNDAQDVMTIRDAGWILLFAENHQEAVTQHILAYKIAEKLNLPVIVNVDGFVLTHSYEEVSIPSEKDIKKFLPDYQPKNGTYLDPANPRTLGAFATPADYMEIRQELHDDLISALPVIKDEYEKYNKAFPSLTHPVSARGGSTPLERGIIDNGLLEYYGSPRAKTVIVAMGSVVGTIKEVIDEKKSSGGIFSAGGGIGVLKLKTFRPFPAEEIIKILKDVGAKNVAVAEKAVSLGYAGPLYLEVKAAVQGKINANVKNFIVGLGGRDVTREMIRSIIAKAVGKGGEVEFVGK; encoded by the coding sequence ATGTCTAAGCCACAAATTCTTGAAGGATCAAGAGCTATTGCCTTAACAATCAAGAACATAAAACCTTCAGTTGTTTCCGCTTATCCGATCACGCCGCAAACGCATATCGTGGAAGATTTGGCGCACTTCAAAGCCGATGGCGAAGCTGATTATGAATACGTGCGGGCCGAAAGCGAATTCGCCGCCGCCTCCATAATCTTGGGCGCTTCGGCGACCGGCGTCCGCGTTTACAGTTCAACCAGCTCGCAAGGATTATTATTGATGACCGAGGTGATTTTCAATATCGCCGGCATGCGCTTGCCGGTGGTGATCACTTGCGCCAACCGCGCCGTTTCCGCGCCGATCAATATTTGGAACGATGCCCAGGACGTGATGACGATCCGCGATGCCGGCTGGATTTTGCTGTTCGCGGAAAATCATCAGGAAGCGGTGACGCAACATATTTTGGCTTACAAAATCGCCGAAAAATTAAATCTGCCGGTGATAGTCAACGTCGACGGCTTTGTCTTAACCCATTCCTATGAAGAAGTTTCTATACCCTCGGAAAAAGACATTAAAAAATTCTTGCCGGATTATCAGCCGAAAAACGGAACCTATCTTGATCCGGCTAATCCGCGCACTTTAGGCGCGTTCGCGACGCCGGCTGATTATATGGAGATCCGCCAGGAATTGCACGATGATTTGATTTCTGCGTTGCCGGTCATTAAAGATGAGTATGAAAAATATAATAAAGCTTTTCCAAGCTTAACACACCCCGTCTCCGCCAGGGGCGGATCCACCCCTCTCGAGAGGGGAATTATCGACAACGGACTTCTTGAATATTACGGATCGCCGCGGGCCAAGACCGTGATCGTCGCCATGGGCTCGGTAGTTGGAACGATTAAGGAAGTGATTGATGAAAAAAAATCGTCCGGCGGAATATTCAGTGCCGGTGGCGGCATCGGCGTCTTGAAATTAAAAACTTTCCGGCCCTTTCCGGCGGAAGAGATAATAAAAATTTTGAAAGATGTCGGCGCCAAAAATGTCGCGGTCGCGGAAAAAGCCGTTTCCTTAGGCTATGCCGGACCATTATATCTGGAGGTAAAAGCGGCGGTGCAGGGAAAAATCAACGCCAACGTTAAAAATTTCATTGTCGGGCTCGGCGGCCGGGACGTAACGCGGGAAATGATCAGAAGTATCATTGCTAAAGCGGTCGGAAAAGGCGGAGAAGTTGAGTTTGTGGGAAAATAA